A single region of the Montipora capricornis isolate CH-2021 chromosome 13, ASM3666992v2, whole genome shotgun sequence genome encodes:
- the LOC138029192 gene encoding uncharacterized protein isoform X2 → MVGKTVNGLTCKWKKLERRCSGFDVLKPSLSAKERMYCEEILFIDYMSSEESDYEEQEDPITGEKHRALVGYLTKKLPWERTMLANVKTKLDRAHRNTLTPHARQMAKPRHVGGVSERPAREGPSWAVRLPQTNSSE, encoded by the exons ATGGTGGGGAAAACTGTCAATGGACTGACCTGCAAATGGaag aaattgGAAAGACGTTGCTCTGGGTTTGATGTTTTAAAACCATCACTCTCAGCAAAAGAGAGGATGTATTGTGAAGAAATCCTTTTCATTGATTACATGAGCAGTGAGGAATCAGACTACGAAGAACAGGAGGACCCAATTACTGGAGAGAAACACAGAGCTTTGGTTGGATATCTGACCAAAAAACTTCCATGGGAGAGAACTATGCTGGCAAATGTGAAGACAAAACTCGATCGGGCTCACAGAAACACCTTAACACCACATGCCAGACAAATGGCAAAGCCAAGACATGTGGGAGGAGTCTCAGAAAGGCCGGCACGTGAAGGTCCATCATGGGCTGTGCGGTTACCACAGACCAACTCTTCTGAATGA
- the LOC138029381 gene encoding plasminogen-binding group A streptococcal M-like protein PAM — MAGTGRFFSTDLEGLRKEKKQLEQTLEGTRKDYEAEMARLDAENRELKTRASKEKEEREKLQELMKTKERELSSLRQELEMMKEQNATKRAAGTAAFKAASEMLQVKVTPVELTMENKEKTTSSDSRKDRNKCPLCKKSSEGDWQQCTVKQCAQWVHCRCEAKLDESYSCPYCRGQLAE; from the exons ATGGCCGGTACGGGACGCTTTTTTTCTACAGATTTGGAAGgcctaagaaaggaaaaaaaacagctgGAGCAAACCTTGGAGGGCACAAGGAAAGATTATGAAGCAGAGATGGCAAGGTTGGATGCAGAAAACAGAGAGCTTAAGACAAGGGCATCCAAAGAGAAGGAAGAAAGAGAGAAGTTACAAGAACTgatgaaaacaaaggaaagagaGCTTTCCTCACTGAGACAGGAATTAGAAATGATGAAAG AACAAAATGCAACCAAAAGAGCTGCTGGTACAGCTGCCTTTAAAG CTGCTTCAGAAATGCTGCAGGTCAAAGTGACACCAGTTGAATTGACCatggaaaacaaagagaaaaccACTTCCTCGGACTCCAGGAAGGACAGAAACAAATGCCCGCTCTGTAAGAAGTCGTCGGAAGGTGACTGGCAGCAGTGCACCGTAAAGCAGTGCGCCCAATGGGTGCACTGCAGGTGCGAAGCAAAACTAGACGAATCTTACAGCTGTCCATATTGCAGGGGTCAACTTGCTGAGTAA
- the LOC138029192 gene encoding uncharacterized protein isoform X1: MASSHSSSMNKAQERQLVLMETMNKRLDSILEGQKKLEEKNMNLQQENAKLKSQLERKTVQTRSRSTRSSSKQSSVEIPNDLRKRFRFIYKRMIANGLTQGFIVDESPDSERNEALYEKIKGILKKEHGGENCQWTDLQMEEIGKTLLWV; this comes from the exons ATGGCTTCTTCTCATTCTTCGTCAATGAATAAAGCACAAGAAAGGCAGCTAGTGCTCATGGAGACCATGAACAAAAGGCTAGACTCCATTTTAGAAGGACAAAAAAAACTCGAAGAGAAGAATATGAACCTCCAGCAGGAAAATGCGAAGCTAAAGAGTCAGCTTGAAAGGAAGACCGTGCAAACGAGAAGCCGTTCCACGAGGAGCAGTTCTAAGCAGTCCAGTGTAGAAATCCCGAATGATTTAAGG AAACGCTTTCGGTTTATTTACAAAAGGATGATCGCAAATGGTCTGACACAAGGTTTTATCGTCGATGAGAG TCCAGATTCAGAGAGAAACGAGGCACTTTATGAGAAAATCAAAGGGATTTTAAAAAAGGAACATGGTGGGGAAAACTGTCAATGGACTGACCTGCAAATGGaag aaattgGAAAGACGTTGCTCTGGGTTTGA